A stretch of Triticum aestivum cultivar Chinese Spring chromosome 1D, IWGSC CS RefSeq v2.1, whole genome shotgun sequence DNA encodes these proteins:
- the LOC123177963 gene encoding probable membrane-associated kinase regulator 2, with protein sequence MQILRLLAARRSAASAVATSEPRDGEGEDEGPFFDLDFASCSLRDSSFSSSSGALSGSDSDSDEELDFVISLQRSRSASSPLKFCASEPPSKAKNAGRKRGIGSLRTLSFGARKAAPLYGVGRRSFARSSSASARSLRLFMATPHPEEDEHERASEPSSRRAPSRDVIRRYLAKISRRLRTAASPRAEARGLRRLRKCRSASSAVASSAPRRDDDSAVEKQDGIAGAIAHCKESIHRASMSDCDSPLLRSRSDPGKCEAA encoded by the coding sequence ATGCAGATCCTCCGGCTCCTGGCGGCGCGGCGCAGTGCCGCGTCGGCCGTGGCTACGTCCGAGCCCCGGGACGGCGAGGGGGAGGACGAGGGGCCATTCTTCGACCTCGACTTCGCCTCCTGCTCCCTCCGCGACTCCTCCTTCAGCTCCAGCTCGGGCGCGCTCTCGGGCTCCGACTCAGACTCCGACGAGGAGCTCGACTTCGTCATCTCGCTCCAGCGGAGCCGCTCCGCCTCCTCGCCGCTCAAGTTCTGCGCCTCGGAGCCGCCGTCCAAGGCGAAGAACGCCGGCCGCAAGCGCGGCATCGGCAGCCTGCGCACGCTCAGCTTCGGCGCCAGGAAGGCCGCGCCGCTCTACGGCGTCGGCCGCCGCAGCTTCGCCCGGAGCAGCTCCGCCAGCGCGCGGTCGCTGCGGCTCTTCATGGCAACGCCCCAccccgaggaggacgagcacgagcGCGCGTCGGAGCCCAGCAGCAGGCGCGCGCCGTCCCGGGACGTGATCAGGAGGTACCTGGCCAAGATCTCGCGGCGGCTCCGCACGGCCGCGAGTCCCCGTGCCGAGGCCAGAGGACTCCGTCGCCTGCGCAAGTGCCGGTCCGCGTCCTCGGCTGTGGCCAGCTCCGCGCCGCGCCGCGACGACGACTCGGCTGTCGAGAAGCAGGACGGCATCGCCGGCGCCATCGCGCACTGCAAGGAGTCCATCCACCGGGCTTCCATGTCCGACTGCGACTCGCCGCTGCTACGGTCTCGGAGCGACCCGGGGAAATGCGAGGCCGCATAG